Proteins from one Mycobacterium adipatum genomic window:
- a CDS encoding NAD-dependent succinate-semialdehyde dehydrogenase, which translates to MSLYAVVDPATGNVVKEYPTATDDQIEAAVSAASTAFKEWSKSTTVAQRAELIRKVAALHNERKDELAAIIQREMGKPLDQSVGEVEFSASIYEFYADNAEKFLADEPIDLLDGEGSALIRRSAVGVLLGIMPWNYPYYQVARFAGPNLVLGNTIVLKHAPQCPESAAALEQIFTDAGYPAGAYVNIYATNEQIADLIADPRIQGVSLTGSERAGAAVAEIAGRNLKKVVLELGGSDPFILLSSDDLDATVDAAVDGRFENTGQACNAAKRIIVAEGIYDEFLDKFTKKVLAKADGLAPLSSVAAAERLEEQVKRVVADGATLTSDGERNGAFFPPGVLTGVSPDAPSAKEELFGPVATVYKAADEDAAIELANDTPFGLGSYVFTTDPEQAKRVADKIEAGMVFVNAVGAEGAELPFGGVKRSGFGRELGRFGIDEFVNKKLIRIAG; encoded by the coding sequence ATGAGTCTGTACGCGGTAGTTGATCCGGCGACCGGCAACGTGGTGAAGGAATACCCCACCGCGACCGATGACCAGATCGAGGCGGCGGTATCGGCGGCGTCGACGGCCTTCAAGGAGTGGTCCAAGTCCACCACGGTCGCTCAACGTGCCGAGCTGATCCGCAAGGTGGCCGCGCTGCACAACGAGCGCAAGGACGAGCTGGCGGCGATCATCCAGCGCGAGATGGGCAAGCCGCTGGACCAGTCGGTCGGCGAGGTGGAGTTCAGCGCCTCGATCTACGAGTTCTACGCCGACAACGCCGAGAAGTTCCTCGCCGACGAGCCCATCGACCTGCTCGACGGGGAAGGCAGCGCGCTGATCCGGCGCAGCGCGGTCGGGGTGCTGCTGGGCATCATGCCGTGGAACTACCCCTACTACCAGGTGGCCCGTTTCGCCGGCCCGAACCTGGTGCTCGGCAACACCATCGTGCTCAAGCACGCCCCGCAATGCCCGGAGTCCGCCGCCGCGCTGGAGCAGATCTTCACCGACGCCGGCTATCCCGCGGGCGCCTACGTCAACATCTACGCGACCAACGAGCAGATCGCCGACCTCATCGCCGACCCGCGGATCCAGGGCGTATCGCTGACCGGGTCGGAACGTGCCGGTGCCGCGGTCGCCGAGATCGCCGGACGCAACCTGAAGAAGGTGGTCCTCGAACTCGGCGGTTCGGACCCGTTCATCCTGCTGTCCTCCGATGACCTGGACGCCACCGTGGATGCCGCGGTCGACGGACGGTTCGAGAACACCGGCCAGGCGTGCAACGCGGCGAAGCGCATCATCGTCGCCGAGGGCATCTACGACGAGTTCCTCGACAAGTTCACCAAGAAGGTGTTGGCCAAGGCCGACGGGCTGGCCCCGCTGTCCTCGGTGGCCGCCGCCGAGCGCCTCGAGGAGCAGGTCAAGCGGGTGGTCGCCGACGGTGCCACCCTCACCTCCGACGGCGAGCGCAACGGGGCGTTCTTCCCGCCCGGGGTGCTCACCGGTGTCTCCCCGGACGCGCCGTCGGCCAAGGAGGAACTGTTCGGCCCGGTGGCCACCGTCTACAAGGCGGCCGACGAGGACGCCGCCATCGAACTGGCCAACGACACCCCGTTCGGGCTGGGCTCCTACGTCTTCACCACCGACCCCGAACAGGCCAAGCGGGTCGCCGACAAGATCGAGGCGGGCATGGTGTTCGTCAACGCCGTCGGCGCCGAGGGCGCGGAACTGCCGTTCGGCGGCGTGAAGCGGTCCGGTTTCGGCCGCGAACTGGGCCGCTTCGGCATCGACGAGTTCGTCAATAAGAAGCTCATCCGCATCGCCGGGTGA